A window of Camelus ferus isolate YT-003-E chromosome 1, BCGSAC_Cfer_1.0, whole genome shotgun sequence genomic DNA:
TAAGGAAGCCACTGGGTTGCCCTCCTCTCTGCAAGTCACCAACAGATTAACATCTTCAGGCTGCAGGCCCTTAATACTATCTTCAGATTTCCCATTGGGAATGACATTGTTGATGGCCTCACTATTCTCACTGCATCTCAGAATGCTCTTCTCTTGCATTTTGTATGGTTCGTCTTTCGGGGAGCAGCTCTCCTTCGTCACCAGGATCTTCTTAGACCAAAAGGTGGTGGTACGAATCTGTTCCTTCGTGGGAGGTGGTGTGAGAAGGCTAACAATTACAGTAATAAGTCCTGTGACCCAAAACAATGCTGTGGCCACATACATGTAATGGATGTCTTTGATGAAGCCTGGCCTGTTATCAGGTTGGTCACATTCTGGGGCACGGTAGGCAAAGGCCAGTGTCAAACGGACTGCTCCAAGAATAAAGCCAGCCATTCCACCATAGAAAGCCCCTTGTTCATTGCAGCGCTTCCAGAAAATCGCCAGAAGGAACAGGGCCGCAACTGGGGGCGTCAGGTAATCTGCTACCTCCTGAATATAAAGGTACATCTGGCCTCCTTGCATCTCCACGATGATGGGCACCCACGCAATGCTGATCACCACCATAAAAGCTACAAATATCCTCCCCACAATCATTAGTTCTCGGGAGCTTGCGCTTTTGCGTATGAGTTTGTACACATCGAGGGTGAATATGGTACTGGCACTGTTAAAGATAGAGTCCAAGTCACTCATCAGAGCTGCAATCATCACTGCCATCATTAAGCCCCGCAGGCCCACAGGAACCAGCTTCATCACCAGACGTGGGTAAGCAATATTAGAGCACCCAGCTCTGCTTCCACACACTTGCATGCAGTGCTCTGGGTTGATGCAAGCTATATCATCAGCAAACAGTATCCTGGAAATCATTCCTGGGACAACTATGATAAACATTGGCAGAAGCTTCAAGAAGCCAGCCATTAGAGTAGAGCCTTTGGCATGAGCAATGTTTTTAGCCGCTAGGACCCTTTGCACGATGACTTGGTCAGCACACCAGTACCATACTGAAGCTGGGGTCTGTCCAAGAATGAATCCAGGCCAAGGAACATCTTCATCTGTTGGATTCCGCAACATTTTCAGTGCATCTTTCTTAGGGTGGACATTACAAGAATTTGTGTTGGAAAGGTTGTACGTCAACAAGATGGAGGTGACATTGGGTGAAGCCAACATGTACCTTCTCTTAACTTCCTCAAACCCGCCAATCTCCATCATGCTAATAATCATAAGTGTGAGTGCCCCCACGATCATGAGCAGAGCCTGCAGAGTGTCTGTGTAGATTACTGCAACAAGGCCTCCGGTGACAGTCAGCAAAGCAGTCATGCCAATGAGCAGGATGACAGACACATAAAGGTTCCAACCCAAAGACTCCTGGATAAAGAGGGCACCCGAATACAAATCCACTGAGAGCTTGGTGAAGATATAGAGAATCAGAGACAAGGCTGCAAAATATACCTGAATCCTATGGCCACCAAATCGCTTGGACAAGTATTCAGGCATGGTGTATACCCCTGACCGGATGTAAATCGGGATAAAAACCCATCCCAGAAGTTGCAAAAGCAGTAAGGCATTGAATTCCCATGCGCCCACTGCAAATCCACTTGCAGCTCCAGATCCTGCCAGACCAATGAAGTGCTCACTCCCAATATTGCTCACAAACAGAGAGGCACCAATTGCTACCCAGGTCATAGAGCGCCCCGCCAGGAAGTATCCACTCACGGTGCTTCTATTAGATTTCCACATGGCAAAAAAACCAATGCACATGACCAGGATAAAATACAGGGCCACTATGGCAATGTCTGCCGTCTCCAGCACAGCCCTCATTTTGGAAACTTTGTGAATAAAAGTGTCCAATGACAGAAGTGTCCaactttttatttactcattagTAACCCCAGTCAAGTCC
This region includes:
- the SLC5A3 gene encoding sodium/myo-inositol cotransporter yields the protein MRAVLETADIAIVALYFILVMCIGFFAMWKSNRSTVSGYFLAGRSMTWVAIGASLFVSNIGSEHFIGLAGSGAASGFAVGAWEFNALLLLQLLGWVFIPIYIRSGVYTMPEYLSKRFGGHRIQVYFAALSLILYIFTKLSVDLYSGALFIQESLGWNLYVSVILLIGMTALLTVTGGLVAVIYTDTLQALLMIVGALTLMIISMMEIGGFEEVKRRYMLASPNVTSILLTYNLSNTNSCNVHPKKDALKMLRNPTDEDVPWPGFILGQTPASVWYWCADQVIVQRVLAAKNIAHAKGSTLMAGFLKLLPMFIIVVPGMISRILFADDIACINPEHCMQVCGSRAGCSNIAYPRLVMKLVPVGLRGLMMAVMIAALMSDLDSIFNSASTIFTLDVYKLIRKSASSRELMIVGRIFVAFMVVISIAWVPIIVEMQGGQMYLYIQEVADYLTPPVAALFLLAIFWKRCNEQGAFYGGMAGFILGAVRLTLAFAYRAPECDQPDNRPGFIKDIHYMYVATALFWVTGLITVIVSLLTPPPTKEQIRTTTFWSKKILVTKESCSPKDEPYKMQEKSILRCSENSEAINNVIPNGKSEDSIKGLQPEDVNLLVTCREEGNPVASLGHSEAETPVDAYSNGQAALMGEKERKKETEDGGRYWKFIDWFCGFKSKSLSKRSLRDLMEEEAVCLQMLEEPPQVKLILNIGLFAVCSLGIFMFVYFSL